Proteins encoded in a region of the Teredinibacter purpureus genome:
- a CDS encoding potassium channel family protein: MSENKHSVNTWISVKCELLSSRLKKLIRRRDVKQFLRFILILTGLISGYAVIFQLLMAYEGQQHSMISGLYWTLSTMSTLGYGDISFVSDIGRVFSIIVLLSGMIFLLIILPFTFIEMFYEPWMKARAANQIHRSVSAQMSDHVILTFYSPVARALIDKLEHFNYSYIVVLQELDQVINLIDDGINAMFGELNDPDTWVQARVEEAAMVATTRDDIVNTSVVFTIRGVTDSTPVIATAREEAAVEVLKLAGCSQVLELTKLMAEALSRRIAGSSKFPHIIGRIDDLLIAEVDSTRTTLVGKGYLEAQTITSISIIGYWARGTFEIAQPESIIEEDTLLVIAGSADQFKEFNASFQAEQAATEPNPVIIIGGGRVGRSTAAALQRRGMDYRIVELIEERVMDSDKTIIGSGADKMVLEKAGIKNAQTVIITPRDDETNIYLTIFCRLLRPDIQIISRATFERNLAALHRAGCDIALSYASMGANALFNFLQRSDLLMIAEGLDVFKVQVPKTLAGKTLAESNFRQMTHCSVIGIDLDDKTMTNPGPDSILPEGGEVVLIGTPAGEAEFLRRFNSESE, from the coding sequence ATGTCAGAAAATAAACATTCAGTAAACACTTGGATTAGTGTCAAATGTGAGTTGCTGTCATCTCGTTTGAAGAAGCTGATCAGGCGGCGTGATGTGAAACAATTTTTGCGTTTTATATTAATTCTGACGGGCTTAATCTCTGGATACGCTGTTATTTTCCAGTTGCTGATGGCCTATGAGGGGCAGCAGCATTCAATGATCTCCGGTCTTTACTGGACGCTGTCAACGATGTCTACGCTAGGCTACGGTGACATCAGTTTTGTGAGTGACATTGGTCGAGTGTTTTCTATCATCGTACTGCTATCAGGCATGATCTTTCTGCTGATTATTTTGCCTTTTACTTTTATCGAAATGTTTTATGAGCCTTGGATGAAAGCCCGCGCAGCCAATCAGATTCATCGAAGTGTTTCAGCACAGATGAGCGATCATGTGATTCTAACGTTCTACAGCCCGGTAGCACGTGCGCTAATAGATAAACTAGAGCATTTCAATTACTCCTATATTGTTGTCCTTCAAGAACTCGACCAGGTGATTAATCTGATTGACGATGGCATCAATGCGATGTTCGGTGAGTTAAATGACCCTGACACATGGGTTCAGGCCCGTGTTGAAGAAGCGGCGATGGTAGCAACAACACGCGACGATATCGTGAATACTTCTGTCGTTTTTACGATACGCGGGGTGACGGATTCAACACCGGTGATAGCGACCGCAAGAGAAGAGGCGGCTGTAGAGGTACTGAAACTGGCAGGGTGCAGCCAGGTGCTTGAACTTACAAAGCTAATGGCAGAGGCACTGAGCCGCAGAATTGCGGGTAGTTCGAAGTTTCCACATATCATCGGCAGGATTGATGACCTGCTGATTGCGGAGGTTGATTCAACGCGTACGACCCTTGTTGGAAAGGGGTATCTGGAAGCCCAAACGATAACCAGCATCAGCATTATTGGCTACTGGGCGCGAGGAACATTTGAAATTGCGCAACCTGAAAGTATCATCGAAGAAGATACCTTACTGGTTATAGCGGGCTCTGCGGATCAGTTCAAGGAGTTCAATGCCAGTTTTCAAGCGGAGCAAGCAGCGACTGAACCAAACCCTGTCATCATTATCGGCGGAGGCCGTGTGGGCAGATCAACCGCAGCAGCACTGCAACGACGTGGTATGGACTATCGCATCGTTGAATTGATTGAAGAACGTGTTATGGACAGCGACAAGACTATTATTGGTTCGGGCGCTGATAAGATGGTACTGGAAAAAGCGGGCATAAAAAACGCACAAACCGTCATCATTACCCCCAGGGATGATGAAACCAATATCTACCTAACCATTTTCTGTCGACTACTGCGACCCGACATACAGATTATTAGCCGAGCCACTTTCGAGCGCAATCTGGCGGCACTGCATCGTGCGGGATGTGATATTGCGCTGTCCTATGCATCGATGGGTGCAAACGCACTCTTTAATTTTCTGCAACGCAGTGACTTGCTGATGATTGCTGAAGGCTTAGATGTGTTTAAAGTTCAGGTACCGAAAACGCTGGCAGGAAAAACATTGGCTGAATCGAACTTTCGACAAATGACCCACTGCAGTGTGATTGGTATCGATCTGGATGATAAGACTATGACTAATCCGGGACCGGATTCTATTTTACCAGAAGGCGGGGAGGTTGTGTTAATTGGCACCCCGGCAGGTGAAGCTGAGTTCCTCAGACGCTTTAATTCTGAATCCGAATAG
- a CDS encoding BON domain-containing protein encodes MENNRTSFKSLAYTFLLGAVVGIGLTVFIAIKYNLYSGYENSGDATAVEPAHKKDANDSVNLSAATALMLDLSPIFVEDEMTRNGRVIRTKKKASKAVEAAISDESIRVKIVQGYANDPVLARSVIKVQSRNGKVSLSGGRLPPGFIGRAIVLAYNTEGVISVASTIEIKLRQQK; translated from the coding sequence ATGGAGAATAATCGGACATCATTTAAATCCTTGGCTTACACTTTTTTATTGGGCGCTGTTGTTGGTATTGGATTAACCGTATTTATCGCCATAAAATATAATTTGTATAGCGGCTATGAGAATAGTGGTGATGCAACTGCAGTAGAGCCGGCACACAAAAAAGACGCTAATGATAGTGTTAATCTATCCGCTGCGACTGCGTTAATGCTAGATTTATCGCCTATTTTTGTCGAAGACGAAATGACCCGCAATGGTCGTGTTATACGGACGAAGAAAAAAGCGAGTAAGGCTGTCGAAGCCGCTATAAGTGATGAGAGTATTCGCGTAAAAATAGTACAAGGCTATGCTAATGATCCAGTGTTGGCCAGAAGTGTTATCAAAGTGCAATCCCGTAATGGCAAAGTATCATTATCAGGGGGTCGTCTTCCACCAGGATTTATCGGCCGTGCTATTGTTCTCGCTTACAATACAGAGGGTGTAATATCCGTTGCTTCGACTATAGAAATCAAACTCAGGCAGCAAAAATAG
- a CDS encoding sigma-70 family RNA polymerase sigma factor gives MLLAQEPMVTSNTPSADCGDTELVAQAIKELPYVTRSYELLIKRYYPLIYRTCFGILRDSGEAEEASQVILLKVFNGLPRFQERSAFKTWLTKIIHNTCFSRHQKLKRDRAFYSAFTEQSDDNHNDQQDESPESLWRDSFDVMVDCLSEEEQHILSLRFVSELSLAEIATLMELGLSATKMRFYRALEKLKEQL, from the coding sequence ATGCTGTTGGCTCAGGAACCCATGGTGACGAGTAACACGCCTTCGGCTGACTGTGGCGATACCGAGTTGGTCGCGCAGGCTATTAAAGAGTTGCCTTATGTGACTCGGTCCTATGAACTGTTGATCAAACGCTATTACCCTCTCATCTACCGCACCTGCTTTGGCATATTGCGTGATAGCGGTGAAGCTGAAGAAGCCAGTCAAGTTATCTTGCTTAAAGTGTTCAATGGCTTGCCGCGTTTTCAAGAGCGCTCAGCGTTTAAAACCTGGCTGACAAAAATTATTCATAATACCTGCTTTAGTCGCCATCAAAAACTGAAGCGGGATCGGGCGTTCTATTCTGCGTTTACAGAGCAGAGCGATGATAACCATAACGATCAACAGGATGAGTCACCGGAGTCATTATGGAGGGATAGCTTCGATGTTATGGTTGATTGTTTAAGTGAGGAAGAACAACATATTCTCAGTTTACGTTTTGTTAGCGAGCTATCTTTGGCAGAGATCGCCACCCTGATGGAGTTGGGGCTTAGCGCTACTAAAATGCGTTTTTATCGCGCATTGGAAAAATTGAAAGAACAACTTTGA
- a CDS encoding mechanosensitive ion channel family protein: MEKVNVWSETILTVMTTLWGKLAGFLPNLLGAILLLVIGYFVARFVGFVLAKGLNKAGFNELSKKVGVAATMARANITLDAAEIIGKIAFWIIMLTFLVTATEALGLPRVSETIDEFVMYLPKVIAAALILIIGLFVAHFVRDLIRTGAEGIGVEYAKPLASAVYGLLFVVIVSLSIGRLEIDTGLLDTVISIFIAAIGIAAALSLGLGSRDLSANILAGVYARDLYRAGDQIQLDDIRGTLESIGTVKTQIKQQDGDLVSVANTIIINAKVSVKR; this comes from the coding sequence ATGGAAAAAGTCAATGTCTGGAGCGAAACGATTCTCACTGTAATGACTACTCTTTGGGGTAAGCTTGCCGGTTTTTTACCTAATTTGCTGGGGGCTATTTTATTACTCGTAATAGGTTACTTTGTCGCTAGATTTGTTGGATTTGTGTTAGCCAAAGGACTCAATAAAGCAGGGTTTAATGAACTCAGCAAGAAGGTGGGTGTAGCGGCGACGATGGCGCGTGCCAATATCACGCTCGATGCTGCTGAAATCATCGGCAAAATCGCGTTCTGGATCATTATGCTGACATTCCTGGTGACGGCTACTGAGGCCTTGGGTTTGCCCAGAGTATCGGAAACCATTGATGAATTTGTCATGTACTTGCCCAAGGTCATCGCGGCAGCCCTTATTCTTATTATAGGTTTGTTCGTGGCACACTTTGTTCGCGATTTGATTCGTACCGGTGCCGAAGGCATCGGTGTAGAGTATGCGAAACCTCTGGCATCAGCGGTTTATGGTTTATTATTTGTGGTGATTGTGTCGCTGTCGATTGGCCGGTTGGAGATTGATACAGGCTTATTGGATACAGTTATTTCGATTTTTATTGCCGCTATTGGCATTGCCGCTGCATTGTCTCTTGGCTTGGGTAGTCGCGATCTTTCTGCCAATATTCTCGCTGGCGTGTATGCGCGTGACTTATACCGCGCCGGGGATCAAATACAACTGGACGATATTCGCGGTACGTTGGAAAGTATTGGTACGGTTAAAACCCAGATCAAACAACAAGACGGCGACCTGGTCTCGGTCGCTAATACGATCATTATCAATGCCAAAGTCAGCGTGAAGCGCTGA
- a CDS encoding LEA type 2 family protein yields the protein MRRPINKTEYAIPLSTRGISPVLISYRAVKKPSAKKIAVITGSASMKLRCRLFVIISVLLSLLWQAPLVAETTQLKPPMIQLRDIALVSFNLDVVHIVIDLEVRNPNSVDMVVETILYGLTLNQTHIKYGRIQQQEHFSANSERSVRVPVSLAYDQHLSDILTALSRTTSSSYEISGSVKLQGENTPLLFHHAGPLLLPRLAQSVEGSE from the coding sequence ATGAGAAGGCCTATTAACAAGACTGAGTACGCCATACCGTTATCTACGCGGGGCATCTCGCCGGTGTTGATATCCTACAGGGCAGTAAAAAAACCAAGTGCTAAGAAAATAGCAGTAATAACAGGCAGTGCATCAATGAAACTGCGCTGCAGATTGTTCGTTATTATATCGGTACTTCTCTCGCTACTGTGGCAAGCGCCGTTGGTTGCTGAAACCACACAGCTAAAACCGCCGATGATTCAGTTGCGAGATATAGCACTGGTTTCCTTCAATCTGGATGTGGTGCATATCGTTATAGACTTAGAGGTTCGCAATCCTAATTCAGTCGATATGGTTGTTGAAACGATTCTCTACGGCCTTACTTTGAATCAAACTCACATCAAATACGGTCGTATTCAGCAGCAAGAACACTTTTCTGCGAACAGCGAACGCTCAGTTCGAGTTCCGGTATCCCTGGCGTATGATCAACATCTGTCTGATATTCTTACTGCCTTAAGCCGTACAACATCATCGTCTTATGAAATCAGTGGTAGCGTGAAACTCCAGGGTGAAAATACGCCGTTGCTTTTCCACCATGCCGGACCATTGCTTTTACCACGATTGGCCCAGTCTGTTGAGGGCAGTGAATAG
- a CDS encoding universal stress protein → MNKVIWFIDARFTVSDITLQKVIEIATIFAVSIDIIVDKRIRSFERWYLPEWPQNTQLLEHSRTQQNQLTSYVQRSLGDNNIKHRVVDVIDADYLISLDKCLNAQEKNLLIIDNQPPGKRHSIFQQLGQLPCSVLLLTTTSWHTPFKVVAAVDPLHENARPKTLDTSIVKWAKKWGGRLDANWQLIHCCFVPGVFLEHKTAILGIHREGLDDFAKESAVKASQTTLLQGNPENVLPEYIKANHSDLLVIGLVARTRLGHFWVGSTTSALLESPPCDMLLIKT, encoded by the coding sequence ATGAATAAAGTTATTTGGTTTATTGATGCGCGTTTTACCGTCTCTGATATAACACTACAAAAGGTTATCGAGATAGCGACTATTTTTGCTGTATCGATAGATATTATCGTGGATAAACGAATACGCAGTTTTGAACGCTGGTATCTGCCAGAGTGGCCGCAAAACACCCAGCTATTAGAGCACAGTAGAACTCAACAAAACCAATTAACCAGCTATGTGCAGCGTTCATTGGGCGATAATAATATCAAGCACAGAGTAGTTGATGTTATCGATGCGGACTATTTGATCTCGCTAGATAAATGCCTGAACGCTCAAGAAAAGAATCTGCTGATTATCGACAATCAACCACCGGGTAAAAGGCATTCGATTTTCCAGCAGCTTGGCCAGCTTCCTTGTTCGGTATTGCTGCTGACAACAACGTCATGGCATACCCCCTTCAAAGTGGTGGCTGCGGTTGATCCGCTGCATGAAAACGCACGTCCGAAAACACTGGATACATCGATTGTTAAATGGGCTAAAAAGTGGGGCGGTAGACTGGATGCCAATTGGCAATTGATTCATTGTTGTTTTGTACCGGGAGTTTTTTTGGAGCATAAAACGGCTATTTTGGGAATACACCGTGAAGGACTGGATGATTTTGCCAAAGAATCGGCGGTGAAAGCATCGCAAACCACGCTACTACAGGGTAATCCTGAAAATGTACTCCCGGAATATATAAAAGCGAACCACAGTGATTTGCTCGTTATCGGCTTGGTGGCGAGGACGCGCTTGGGACATTTTTGGGTCGGCAGTACAACCAGCGCGTTGTTAGAGTCGCCACCTTGTGACATGCTGCTCATCAAAACATAA
- the mgtE gene encoding magnesium transporter — translation MTVDTAVLPEQAEAAVSTSAEALTQAFFRGYPRDAARKLESLTPEDAAHILASQPSALRQRVWADITPPAASHILPLTPDPVALELLRALDAGPCASLISRFDESQRERYLGLMAESQAHELRELLDYPSNCAGHMMDTGVLTFSMTITVEEAMVQLTQHPAIMRRRLYTLDNDRRLHGQVDLIDLVAAQPTETLAELSRSITVFVTALDPKEEVAEKLQKNAIDILPVVDIHHRLLGIIRGANAIEVLKENIAADLQTMVGASADERALSSSLFAVRKRQPWLQINLLTGFLAASVVGLFEGTIAQFTALAVLMPVVAGQSGNTGAQALAVTMRGLTLREITTRHWFNVLFKEASAGLINGIAIALTCAVGVYFWSKSLGLALVIAVSMVISMTIAGMAGALVPICLKKLGQDPAQSSSIILTTVTDIAGFMSFLGIATALSSMLV, via the coding sequence ATGACAGTCGATACAGCGGTATTACCCGAGCAAGCAGAGGCTGCTGTGTCAACGTCCGCAGAGGCACTGACACAGGCATTTTTTCGCGGTTACCCACGCGATGCCGCACGCAAACTGGAATCCTTAACACCGGAGGACGCAGCGCACATTCTCGCGTCACAACCTTCAGCGCTGCGCCAGCGTGTCTGGGCAGACATCACACCACCGGCAGCAAGTCATATCTTGCCACTGACACCGGACCCAGTCGCTCTTGAGTTGCTAAGGGCCCTGGATGCAGGCCCTTGTGCGAGCTTGATCAGTCGCTTTGATGAGAGCCAGCGCGAGCGCTATCTGGGCTTAATGGCTGAATCACAGGCTCATGAACTGCGCGAGTTACTGGATTATCCATCCAACTGCGCCGGCCATATGATGGATACTGGCGTGCTGACGTTTAGCATGACGATTACCGTAGAAGAAGCCATGGTGCAGCTGACACAGCACCCCGCCATTATGCGCCGTCGACTGTATACGTTGGATAACGACAGGCGCTTGCACGGGCAGGTTGACCTGATCGACTTGGTAGCAGCGCAGCCAACAGAAACGTTGGCAGAGCTGAGTCGTTCGATTACCGTATTCGTGACTGCGCTAGATCCCAAAGAGGAGGTCGCTGAAAAACTACAGAAAAACGCCATCGACATCCTGCCGGTTGTCGACATCCACCACCGTTTACTCGGTATTATCCGCGGCGCTAACGCGATTGAAGTATTAAAAGAGAATATTGCGGCTGATCTGCAAACTATGGTGGGTGCCAGCGCCGACGAACGGGCCTTATCGAGCAGCTTGTTCGCCGTGCGCAAGCGCCAACCCTGGCTGCAAATAAACTTATTAACGGGTTTTTTGGCGGCCTCCGTTGTGGGCTTGTTTGAAGGCACGATCGCACAGTTTACTGCACTTGCCGTATTGATGCCGGTCGTTGCTGGGCAGTCGGGTAACACCGGCGCGCAGGCGCTCGCTGTTACTATGCGGGGATTGACTCTGCGTGAGATTACTACTCGCCATTGGTTTAATGTGCTGTTTAAAGAAGCCAGTGCCGGCTTGATCAATGGTATCGCGATTGCGCTGACATGCGCTGTGGGCGTTTATTTTTGGAGTAAGAGTCTAGGTCTTGCGTTAGTGATAGCCGTATCCATGGTGATCTCTATGACGATTGCCGGAATGGCTGGTGCATTGGTACCTATTTGCCTCAAAAAACTGGGGCAAGACCCAGCGCAGTCGTCCTCAATCATTCTGACAACGGTGACGGATATCGCCGGATTTATGTCTTTTTTGGGTATCGCTACAGCACTGTCCAGCATGCTGGTATGA
- a CDS encoding magnesium transporter MgtE N-terminal domain-containing protein, translated as MSPRELDVVLTFIQQHPDDAARQLELQPQSNAAEFILALPLTQGRQLIATMLPSYVARLCTHWPLDMAAALLCVINANRTAAILRYISKPVRNDLLKALPEKNAILCRLLLSYSDDSVGAWMHADIIMLPPNCRVAEALQRFTVEDSSLLGDALLLVDNENHPIGQVYLRDLLRAKGESPVSQLSKDGPPVLSSRTSLAAAARHEGWQCYDTLPVLNRDKQLVGLLRHADLRRSLEQFGETSRAVSQDDLLGEMGEAYKGTLIALLGLLNKPQSGSLMGESS; from the coding sequence ATGAGCCCTCGTGAACTGGATGTTGTGTTAACGTTTATTCAACAGCACCCCGATGACGCCGCACGTCAACTGGAGTTGCAACCACAGAGCAATGCGGCCGAATTTATTTTGGCGTTGCCATTAACTCAGGGTCGCCAACTGATCGCCACTATGTTGCCGTCCTATGTTGCCAGACTGTGTACTCACTGGCCGTTAGATATGGCGGCGGCACTGCTCTGCGTTATTAATGCCAACCGAACTGCGGCTATATTGAGATACATAAGCAAACCCGTGCGCAACGATTTGCTTAAGGCTCTGCCCGAAAAAAACGCGATACTGTGCCGCCTATTGCTGAGTTATTCTGATGATTCGGTAGGTGCCTGGATGCATGCGGATATCATCATGTTACCGCCTAATTGTCGGGTGGCTGAAGCACTACAGCGTTTCACGGTCGAGGACAGTTCACTACTGGGCGATGCGCTGCTGCTTGTCGATAATGAAAATCACCCGATAGGCCAGGTCTATCTAAGGGATTTGTTACGTGCAAAGGGAGAGTCTCCGGTTTCTCAACTGAGTAAGGATGGGCCTCCAGTCTTGTCGAGTAGAACCAGTTTGGCGGCGGCTGCCCGTCATGAGGGCTGGCAGTGCTATGACACCTTACCGGTACTTAACCGTGACAAACAGTTAGTGGGTTTATTACGCCATGCCGATTTACGGCGCAGCCTGGAGCAGTTCGGTGAAACATCCCGCGCGGTATCTCAAGATGATTTATTGGGCGAAATGGGTGAGGCTTATAAGGGCACTTTGATTGCATTACTGGGACTGCTGAATAAGCCGCAGTCTGGCTCATTAATGGGTGAATCCTCATGA
- a CDS encoding mechanosensitive ion channel family protein, producing MAETKQAFDWQGALAETYQEFTRQMIDHIPQLLGALALLLAGWIIAWLLRLLARKLIRGFELLLLRTAQKRGSQTSSVRSYARLGSDIVFWSVLLFFVAASANLLGWKVFSGVTTALLTYLPNVLTGLLIILAGFALSGVARSAVASTAESTGIAQADLLARIAQVTVVLTAMAIGVEQLGINVAFLTTTLIVVAGVLLGGAALAFALGARHFVANVIGVQTARKHYQLGQLVKFGDSEGYLLEITPTLMILDTKKGRAVVPAKLCHEQITEIIADTPEEGSSFMGGLFKKEGGSA from the coding sequence ATGGCAGAGACTAAACAGGCTTTCGATTGGCAGGGGGCGCTGGCCGAAACCTACCAGGAATTCACCCGGCAAATGATTGATCATATACCGCAATTGCTGGGCGCGTTGGCGTTGCTACTGGCCGGCTGGATTATCGCTTGGCTGCTGCGCCTATTAGCGCGCAAGCTGATTCGAGGGTTTGAGTTGTTGTTGCTGCGCACCGCGCAAAAACGCGGCTCGCAAACGTCATCGGTTCGGTCCTATGCACGACTGGGTAGCGATATTGTATTCTGGAGCGTGTTGCTGTTTTTTGTCGCCGCCAGCGCCAACCTGCTGGGTTGGAAAGTGTTCTCTGGTGTGACCACTGCGCTATTGACTTATCTGCCCAATGTGCTGACAGGTTTGTTGATTATTCTGGCCGGCTTTGCCTTAAGTGGGGTTGCGCGCTCAGCAGTAGCCAGCACCGCTGAATCTACTGGCATCGCTCAGGCTGATTTACTGGCTCGAATCGCTCAGGTAACGGTTGTGTTGACGGCGATGGCCATTGGTGTCGAGCAGCTGGGTATTAATGTTGCTTTTCTCACCACCACCTTGATTGTTGTTGCTGGCGTATTATTGGGTGGTGCGGCGCTGGCTTTTGCACTGGGTGCGAGGCACTTTGTTGCCAATGTGATTGGCGTACAGACAGCGCGTAAGCACTATCAGCTGGGGCAGTTGGTTAAGTTTGGCGATAGTGAGGGTTATTTATTAGAGATTACGCCCACCCTGATGATCCTGGATACAAAAAAGGGTAGGGCAGTAGTACCTGCCAAACTATGTCATGAGCAGATCACTGAGATTATTGCTGACACCCCCGAAGAAGGCAGTTCCTTTATGGGCGGTCTATTCAAAAAAGAAGGAGGGTCAGCATGA
- a CDS encoding mechanosensitive ion channel family protein, with protein sequence MEDIKRIIEFLEATHLPSIAHAILLLLFGYIAGRLASTTLVKLFHKGMSPHGQQILKRSVFYGIFGLLVISALKQLGFDLSILLGAAGIFTVAIGFASQTSASNLISGLFLMIERPFSITDIIRVGDTTGEVISIDLLSVKLRTFDNLFVRIPNETMIKTEVTTLTKFPIRRADLKIGVAYKEDIDRVKTLLTDMASKNPLCLEEPAPLFIFSGFGNSSIDIQFSVWAQRENFLQLKNSLYEDIKKTFDREGIEIPFPHVSLYTGSATQPLPITLTNNDPGNNNPEDKLSTEELT encoded by the coding sequence GTGGAAGATATTAAACGCATTATTGAATTCTTGGAGGCGACTCATTTGCCGTCTATCGCCCACGCAATACTATTATTGCTATTTGGTTATATTGCCGGACGCCTCGCCAGTACCACCTTGGTGAAACTCTTTCACAAAGGCATGAGTCCGCATGGGCAACAAATTCTAAAAAGGTCTGTATTTTACGGAATTTTTGGGTTGCTGGTGATATCTGCACTCAAACAATTGGGATTTGACCTAAGCATATTACTGGGTGCCGCAGGTATTTTCACCGTAGCCATTGGTTTTGCCTCACAAACTTCTGCCTCCAATTTAATCAGCGGACTCTTTTTGATGATTGAGCGGCCCTTTTCCATTACCGATATCATTCGCGTGGGTGACACTACCGGCGAAGTGATTTCCATTGATCTATTGTCTGTCAAGCTGCGCACGTTCGACAATTTATTTGTACGGATACCCAACGAGACCATGATCAAAACCGAAGTCACCACATTAACCAAATTCCCTATACGTCGTGCCGATCTTAAAATTGGCGTTGCCTATAAAGAAGACATAGACCGGGTAAAGACGCTGTTGACAGACATGGCCAGTAAAAACCCTTTATGCCTCGAAGAACCCGCGCCGCTATTCATATTTAGCGGCTTTGGTAATTCATCCATCGATATCCAGTTTTCAGTGTGGGCGCAGCGAGAAAACTTTTTGCAACTGAAGAACAGTCTCTATGAGGACATTAAAAAAACCTTTGACCGGGAAGGCATTGAAATTCCTTTTCCTCACGTCAGTCTTTATACTGGCTCTGCGACGCAGCCACTACCGATTACCCTGACCAATAACGATCCAGGCAATAACAACCCGGAAGATAAACTATCAACAGAGGAGTTAACATGA
- a CDS encoding IS3 family transposase (programmed frameshift): MPKHFKPAFRQEVAELVLDQGYSIREAAEAMGVGKSTVDKWSRSLNNERQGEPPESTPISEEQVKIKALEREIQRLKTEKEILKKGYRSLDVGLNERFALIKSLKESYPINLLCQVFGVHRSSYRYWFENYGKVNAKNIRIDAEVKEAYALSDGSAGARTIATLVTQDGYPLSRYRAAKSMKRLSFVSCQPTTHKYKVAKKEHVNVKNHLNREFSPVRPNQVWCGDVTYLWVGDKWQYLAAVLDLYSRKIVGFSLSDSPDSELTKQALSNAFEARGRPKNLMFHSDQGCHYTSLSFRQLIWKYQIKQSMSRRGNCWDNAPMERFFRSLKTENMPKKGYINEGLAKRSVMNYIHKYYNVARPHSHNLGLPPNKKEDFYWKTSNWLARKG; this comes from the exons ATGCCAAAACATTTTAAACCCGCATTCAGACAGGAAGTTGCAGAACTGGTTCTTGATCAAGGATATTCCATCCGAGAAGCCGCTGAGGCGATGGGTGTTGGTAAGTCCACCGTTGATAAGTGGTCACGTTCATTAAACAACGAACGCCAAGGAGAACCGCCAGAGAGTACCCCAATATCTGAAGAGCAAGTCAAAATTAAAGCGTTGGAGCGAGAAATCCAGCGGCTTAAAACGGAGAAAGAAATTTTAAAAAAGG GCTACCGCTCTCTTGATGTCGGACTCAATGAACGATTTGCGTTGATTAAGTCATTGAAAGAGAGCTACCCGATTAACCTGCTTTGCCAGGTCTTTGGTGTTCACCGAAGTAGCTATCGCTATTGGTTTGAAAATTACGGCAAAGTTAACGCCAAAAATATACGTATAGATGCGGAAGTGAAGGAAGCCTACGCATTAAGCGATGGGTCAGCAGGCGCCAGAACGATCGCTACACTGGTCACGCAAGATGGTTATCCGTTGAGCCGTTATCGAGCGGCTAAATCTATGAAGCGCTTGTCGTTTGTGAGTTGTCAGCCAACAACTCACAAATATAAAGTCGCAAAAAAAGAGCACGTAAATGTTAAAAATCATCTAAACCGTGAGTTCAGTCCCGTACGGCCCAATCAAGTTTGGTGTGGTGATGTTACATACCTTTGGGTCGGTGACAAGTGGCAGTACTTAGCGGCGGTTTTGGATTTATATAGCCGCAAAATTGTGGGTTTTTCTTTATCAGATTCACCTGATAGTGAATTAACAAAGCAGGCCTTATCAAATGCTTTTGAGGCTCGTGGCCGGCCAAAGAATTTAATGTTTCACTCGGATCAAGGTTGCCATTACACCAGTTTGTCGTTCAGGCAGTTGATTTGGAAATACCAGATAAAGCAGAGTATGAGTCGCCGTGGAAACTGCTGGGACAATGCACCGATGGAGCGATTCTTCAGAAGTTTGAAGACGGAGAACATGCCTAAAAAAGGTTACATAAATGAGGGTCTGGCTAAGCGATCAGTGATGAATTACATTCACAAATACTACAACGTTGCTCGGCCTCACAGTCATAACTTGGGATTACCGCCAAATAAAAAAGAAGATTTTTACTGGAAAACCTCTAATTGGCTGGCCAGAAAAGGTTGA